From Pongo pygmaeus isolate AG05252 chromosome 1, NHGRI_mPonPyg2-v2.0_pri, whole genome shotgun sequence, one genomic window encodes:
- the LOC129011882 gene encoding peptidyl-prolyl cis-trans isomerase A-like 4C encodes MVNSIIFFDITVDGKPLGRVSIKLFADTIPKTAENFCALSTGEKGFHYKGSRLHRIIPGFMCQGGDFTCHNGTGDKSIYGEKFDDENLILKHTGSGILSMANAGPNTTGSQFFICTAKTEWLDGKHVAFGKVKERVNIVEAMEHLGYRNSKTSKKITIADCGQF; translated from the coding sequence ATGGTCAATTCCATCATCTTTTTTGACATCACCGTCGATGGCAAGCCCTTGGGCCGCGTCTCCATCAAACTGTTTGCAGACACGATTCCAAAGACAGCAGAAAACTTTTGTGCTCTGAGCACTGGAGAGAAAGGATTTCATTATAAGGGTTCCCGCCTTCACAGAATTATTCCAGGGTTTATGTGTCAGGGTGGTGACTTCACATGCCATAATGGCACTGGTGACAAGTCCATCTATGGGGAGAAATTTGATGATGAGAACCTCATCCTAAAGCATACAGGTTCTGGCATCTTGTCCATGGCAAATGCTGGACCCAACACAACTGGTTCCCAGTTTTTCATCTGCACTGCCAAGACTGAGTGGTTGGATGGCAAGCATGTGGCCTTTGGCAAGGTGAAAGAACGCGTGAATATTGTGGAAGCCATGGAGCACTTAGGGTACAGGAATAGCAAGACCAGCAAGAAGATCACCATTGCTGACTGTGGACAATTCTAA